A stretch of the Medicago truncatula cultivar Jemalong A17 chromosome 5, MtrunA17r5.0-ANR, whole genome shotgun sequence genome encodes the following:
- the LOC11425835 gene encoding 60S ribosomal export protein NMD3, producing MEQGWRSVVKVRQQHVSQLRTVFHLEQISVMTNLAIVDRVERIIYDVDQGFSFCFNITSCAWHFARLIGEIVPVKSAWAMIIPRTERYLFSVEIVPICCGDLIFLPPNVVASLGPNIVICTRVAKTFTLLDPFTLTHCFLDAHQYWKAPFTHSFNRTQLVEYVVLDIVLLQDNQQDNQDEEEEVVEENKEKKDAAAAAAAKKYRLADAVVARVKDTGNNDTTFQIRTHLGRILKPGDHALGYDLSGGVGEGGADTNTNNNLPAAILISKISYAEVNGRVVAVKDKWESDYQLFFNDLQQDPQLLFKITAPYRNPNNHYTYDGPFVDPPIRPFDPLEDLLDG from the coding sequence ATGGAGCAAGGGTGGCGTTCTGTTGTGAAAGTTCGTCAACAACATGTTTCTCAACTTCGTACTGTCTTTCATTTGGAGCAGATCAGCGTTATGACCAATCTTGCTATCGTTGATCGTGTTGAGAGAATCATATACGACGTTGATCAAGgtttttctttctgtttcaATATAACATCTTGTGCTTGGCATTTTGCGAGACTTATAGGGGAAATAGTTCCTGTCAAGTCTGCTTGGGCTATGATTATTCCTAGAACTGAAAGATACCTTTTTTCTGTTGAAATCGTCCCCATTTGCTGCGGGGATTTGATCTTTCTGCCTCCTAACGTTGTTGCTTCTTTGGGTCCAAATATTGTCATATGCACTAGGGTTGCCAAAACATTTACTTTGCTTGATCCATTTACCTTGACCCACTGTTTCTTAGATGCTCATCAGTACTGGAAAGCACCATTCACACATTCATTCAATAGGACTCAGTTAGTCGAATATGTTGTTCTCGATATTGTCCTCCTCCAGGACAACCAACAGGACAAccaagatgaagaagaagaggtggTGGAGGAGAACAAggagaagaaggatgctgctgctgctgctgccgCCAAAAAATATCGTTTAGCTGATGCTGTGGTTGCTCGTGTGAAAGATACTGGAAATAATGACACAACTTTTCAAATCAGGACTCATCTCGGTCGTATCTTAAAACCCGGTGACCATGCTCTTGGTTATGACCTGTCTGGAGGAGTAGGAGAAGGAGGAGCTGACACCAACACCAATAACAACCTTCCTGCTGCCATTTTGATCAGCAAGATTAGTTATGCCGAAGTGAATGGTAGAGTTGTTGCTGTCAAGGATAAGTGGGAATCTGATTATCAACTCTTCTTCAATGATCTACAACAAGACCCTCAACTACTCTTCAAGATAACAGCACCCTACCGAAATCCAAACAACCACTACACATATGACGGGCCCTTCGTAGACCCCCCTATCAGACCTTTTGATCcattggaggacttgcttgacgGATGA